TGAATACTAAACCATGTAATGTAACTATTTTTATTATCATTTTCTATATATGTCTTTATATAATATAAAATTCAACTTACTGTACATTTAAATACACATATTCTTATCTTCCCTTATTTCCCAAATTGTAAGTGCTTCATAAGTTAAATAGATTCATTTCTCAAGTCAAAATTCATTTGCATACACTCAAATAAAGAAACATGACATtagaaaaagaaacaaaaaacagACTGAAGGAAAATAACAACTGTCTGTGTCGAAAGTGGAAACAAGTGCTCTGTTTAAGTGGTGTAtgtccagtcagccagccagtcagtcagccagtcagccagtcagccagccagtcagtcagccagtcagccagtcagccagccagccagccagccagtcagccagtcagccagtcagccagtcagccagtcagccagccagtcagccagtcagccagtcagccagtcagccagtcagccagtcagccagccagtcagccagtcagccagtcagccagtcagccagtcagccagtcagccagtcagccagccagtcagtcagtcagccagtcagccagccagccagtcagccagtcagccagtccgtcagccagtcagtcagtaattccatgtctgtctgtctgagtgaaCCAGATGGTAAAAAAGTTCCTCCCCATGGTCAGTGATGTGATACCCTTTTCCCACTATAGTGCCGACCCAAACCGTACTGTATATTATCTTCCCATAGTCCTTTATGGTCTGTCCCAGTAACTTCATGGATGACCAAGCCATACTGTGCTGGCTCGGCTACAGTATGTATTCTTTCCGGCAAAGGGTTCCTTCACCTGATGCAATTCCGTAACCCGGCCAGCTCAGCTCAGCTTGGCTCAGTTTGGCTCGGCCGAGAAGTGTGAAAACGGTTTGTTGTTGATCTAAAAGTCAGTTGTGGGAGGTCATGTGACGCGAGAGGTGGTGCCTCTCCCTGAACGACTCGTTACAGATTGGACACTTGAGTTTCTCCTCACGCCTCCTCTTGACCATCGGCTCCATGGCCAACTCCTTCTTATGGTGCGACCTCATGTGGTACACCAGGTCAGAGGTCATCCTGAAGGAGGCGTTGCACTTGGCGCACCAGTTCTGGGCGGGCAGACACAGAGAGGTGAAGGATGGTGGTAGTAAGGTTAGCGCTGAGGGCATCTGCAGCTGGATGGGGCCCTGGCTCTTGGGCCAGAAGGCTGTGGCAGCAGCCGCCGTGTAGAGGAACGGGCTCTGCTTGGACATGACGCCCGGCACGGGGCAGTTGGTGCTCAGCTCGGCGCCGTGGAGTTTGGCGGCCAGGTGGTCTGCCTGGTAGAGTCTGGAGGAGGAGATGGTGTCGCCCACCGCCGGGTGGCAGTCCAGGAGTTTGGACGTGGTCATGACCAGAGGAGAGATctgggagaaggaggaggtagagTGGCGGGAGGGTTGGCTGAAGGCGCTCTTCCTTTCCCCACTGTTCCCCCCACCATGCTGGGCTACGGAGGTGAAGGCGCTCCCTAGAGGAGAGGCCTCCATGCGGGTCTGGGACTGGGCAGGCTGGGTCTCCGACAGAACCTGCCTGATGTTAAGATGCTTCTCCTGGGCAGGGTTGCTGCCGGGGCTGGGCCGACCTCCGTCCTTGTTTTCGGCGTTGGAGCTCTGGAGGtttttgctgctgctgctgttaccaTGCGTCTTTAGGCTCTGTGGAGACTTCTTGACCTCAGTGAAGGCGCTGCGTTTACCCTCACCACCCGACTCAGTGGATCCCGACCCTGGTGGGGAGAACGTGGGCCCTCGTCTGTTCTCCTCCAGGCCGTAAGCTCCCCGGTAGTTCTGTGCCGAGCTAGCCAGCTCCTCCTTAGACTTGAGGGACTGAGACAGACTCAGAGAGGCCCTGCTAccgtccctgtccctctctctagccCTATCCTCTACCTCTGAGAACTTCCTCTTCCCAGAGCTCTCGCTGCGGATCTCAGCCTCGCGGTCGCTGGGCGGGCTAGTCCGGCTGTTCTCTAGGTCCCTGGCTAAGTTATGGAAGTCTGTGGAGGGTTTGGCGCTGTCCCCCTCCGAGCGGCCCAGTTTAGGGCTAGCTCTGGTGGgcgtggtggtggtagtgttggggttagggcgCTCGGTGCTTGGCTCCTTACTGAGGACCTCTTCGTCCACATCGCCCGCCGCCATGCTCTGTAGTCTCTTGGTGCAGCGGAACCTCAGGTGGGCCAGGAAAGGGAACTCAAACTGGAAGCGCTGGTTGCAGTCAGGACACGAATAGGGAGCCGACCCTGGAAATGGAGGGAAAATATTGTCAGTCATTCAGAAAGAAGCTCTGTAGTAGGATATCTTCCTGAAAAACAGTACTGTAATGTTTTGTTATAGCCACAATAGGACTATGAGCTTTTGATTATTATAAATAATAAATAGGCCTAAAGAAGATTTATTACATGTATTttctgaacaaattaatttaccCTAAAATTAAATGATACTGTGGGTGTAAATGATAGGACATGTACAATATGACCTAATTAAACAATAACAGTAGGGTTATTACACTCTTGAACATGAGCTTCAAATCAACAGTATTCCTCAAGTTTTGTTTTATGATGGATTATTGCCGCAAAAGGTAAATGCAAACGCCTATATAAAAAAGCCTAGTACCAGGTAACGCTACAATGGCTGCTCACCTTTGGTCTTGACTGGCGCTTTACCGGTGCTGAGAAGCAGCAGCTCAATCAGGTCTTTCCCGTACCAGACCAACAGCTCCTCGTCCTTCACGATCCTCCGGAGAGACCGGTAGAACAACTGTCCGTTCTTCACATAGGCCTCGAGGTTCTGCTCGTCCCGGTCCCGCGCCGACTGCACGAGCCGGAGCCACATCAAGCCCTCAGACGTGCTGTTGGCTGCTGACGTGTCCACCTGCGCGTCAAACGGTGACAGAGAGCGAGGCAAATCCGTTAGTTGGACCCAAACGACAAATCCGTGCGCCAACATTCATTCTAACCCTTACGCATAGGctgtccattttttattttttgaataGGCAATTTTTCACGTGTTTTGGCTGTGCAACTATATGCATTATACCCGCATGCTATCTTGTAAGATAACACCTCAAATAGGTTCTAATACATATAGTATACTGTGTCACACCAATGTCATGAGAAATATAAATGCTAAACCACATTTGTTATCTTATTTGTGAAATGGGATCAACAATGATAaatcaaccatgacagacaattTAATTCAGTCTGAAGAAGGAGATgtaataaaacagtaaataaagaATATTATCAATATTATCATTCTAGAAAATCACAATATTTGTCTTTCCTTACCCTGAATATGTACGGCGCCGTTCGTTTGTCCGTTGATTTGAGTGCTACGAAGGCTATGCTGTCATACAACGACGTGTGGCTCAAAACACAAGGCCCGAAAATGGCATTTTCTGGAATGTCACATGTGGTGTAGACGCTGGTGAATATATCCGTTAGACACTGCTGCACGGCTTTGGCGTCGCCGTCCCAAACCAACTTCTGTGAGCTGGATTCCTCCATCGTTGACTGTTGATTGCGAACAGAACAGACAAAAAGAAAGAGATAGAATGAATAAAGACACAATATACAAATGtctagatgatgatgatgaggtcaAATAAATTGGCACTTCATGAGAGGGTTGGCTAAATGCATGGAGCCAGCTGTCAAGGCCTAGGAAAGGGAATTTTTGTGGGGCCGGTCGTTTTAATTAATTGAAGTCTATTGTAGGATGATAGTGGCCTATCAATTTCAAAGAGCATGGTTGGTTGCCTATTTTCCGCGGTATTCCCAGATGCTGATGAAATAGCTGTAAATTGTGAGAAAATGAATGCATGGTCCTAAACGGAATCGTAACAATGGTGTTAATTATATTAATAATTATGATAAACATAAACAACCAGaacaataatacaataataatacaataataatacaataataatacaatatCAATTTGATGACAATATATTCATATATTATTACTGTCTCTAAATTATTATTGTTTACAGGCCTAATATTAATTATATTTGGCAGCGATGTCTTACTTCAATtaggcatattattattactattattacaaAGGCTTTACTATGCTGGAAGTGCAAACTGGACTGTACATTCATCTCAAACCCTAATTTCTAAGTGTGTAACCTAATTATTTAAATTAGCCTCTGGAAGAAGAAAAAATAGCAATAAGAAACGGTAAGGTCCGTATAAAATCGAAAGAGCATATCGAATGGATTTGGAGTGGACTGTCAAAGTCACTGGTTTCATGTCAGATAACCTTTCACTCCATTCTACACGCTCTCCGAACGTATGTCCCCTCATTACCATAATCCACCACGTTCCCTCTCGAGACTGTAATTAAGGCAGCACGCAGAGTGTATTTACGGGTGACCAGTTTTTCTGGCCTCACTGAATTATGCAGCTGTGATCTACCTTTGCTTTGCCACTTGTTCA
The DNA window shown above is from Coregonus clupeaformis isolate EN_2021a chromosome 18, ASM2061545v1, whole genome shotgun sequence and carries:
- the LOC121530767 gene encoding PR domain zinc finger protein 8-like, which produces MEESSSQKLVWDGDAKAVQQCLTDIFTSVYTTCDIPENAIFGPCVLSHTSLYDSIAFVALKSTDKRTAPYIFRVDTSAANSTSEGLMWLRLVQSARDRDEQNLEAYVKNGQLFYRSLRRIVKDEELLVWYGKDLIELLLLSTGKAPVKTKGSAPYSCPDCNQRFQFEFPFLAHLRFRCTKRLQSMAAGDVDEEVLSKEPSTERPNPNTTTTTPTRASPKLGRSEGDSAKPSTDFHNLARDLENSRTSPPSDREAEIRSESSGKRKFSEVEDRARERDRDGSRASLSLSQSLKSKEELASSAQNYRGAYGLEENRRGPTFSPPGSGSTESGGEGKRSAFTEVKKSPQSLKTHGNSSSSKNLQSSNAENKDGGRPSPGSNPAQEKHLNIRQVLSETQPAQSQTRMEASPLGSAFTSVAQHGGGNSGERKSAFSQPSRHSTSSFSQISPLVMTTSKLLDCHPAVGDTISSSRLYQADHLAAKLHGAELSTNCPVPGVMSKQSPFLYTAAAATAFWPKSQGPIQLQMPSALTLLPPSFTSLCLPAQNWCAKCNASFRMTSDLVYHMRSHHKKELAMEPMVKRRREEKLKCPICNESFRERHHLSRHMTSHN